A single genomic interval of Danio aesculapii chromosome 5, fDanAes4.1, whole genome shotgun sequence harbors:
- the rcc1l gene encoding RCC1-like G exchanging factor-like protein: MALANIRSYGRPCFRLGLRAYATRPTFTPKKREQQDDTPVYQYVGQNRKPQGKVFVWGFSYTGALGIPSFVVPDSGRKKPRKTQLTPYRLDTEQKISSAACGYGFTLLASNTKDLTKLWGMGLNKDSQLGFQRTQHDRSKSYDYVLEASPVSLPLRNPQETRVLQVSCGRAHSLVLTDTEGVFSMGNNTFGQCGRKTVEDEVYSGSHVVHKIEGFDSRVIQVACGQDHSLFLTDRGSVFACGWGADGQTGLGHHNKASCPVPVGGDLAGVTVQQVVTYGDCSLAVSTDGHVFGWGNSEYLQLASVTESTQISSPRLLPLKGVGRIKQAACGGTQVAVLNEEGDVFVWGFGILGKGPKLSESAVPERVPATFFGRSEFNPTVKVSSIRCGLSHFAAVTDGGELFVWGKNVRGCLGIGKHDDQYFPWRVTVPGHVTDVACGVDHMVALVKSII; the protein is encoded by the exons ATGGCTTTAGCTAACATTCGCTCTTACGGTCGTCCTTGTTTTCGGCTGGGTCTCCGAGCGTATGCCACTCGACCCACTTTTACCCCAAAGAAGCGGGAACAGCAGGACGACACACCTGTGTACCAGTATGTGGGTCAAAACAGGAAGCCCCAAGGGAAGGTGTTTGTGTGGGGTTTCAGCTACACTGGAGCTTTAGGCATCCCCAGCTTTGTAGTGCCGGACAGTGGCAGGAAAAAGCCCAGGAAGACCCAGCTCACGCCTTATCGTCTGGATACTGAACAAAAG ATTTCCTCAGCTGCCTGTGGGTATGGCTTCACTTTACTGGCCTCTAATACCAAAGATCTGACCAAACTGTGGGGAATGGGCCTTAACAAAGACTCCCAGCTGGGCTTTCAGCGGACACAACATGACAGAA GTAAGAGTTATGACTATGTGCTGGAAGCATCTCCAGTGTCTCTGCCGCTGCGGAACCCTCAGGAGACACGAGTGCTGCAGGTCTCATGTGGACGCGCTCATTCTCTGGTGCTCACAGACACTGAGGGAG TGTTCAGCATGGGCAATAATACTTTTGGGCAGTGTGGGAGGAAGACTGTGGAGGATGAAGTGTACAG tggCAGTCATGTTGTTCACAAGATTGAGGGTTTTGACAGTCGGGTCATCCAG GTGGCTTGTGGACAGGACCACAGTCTGTTTTTGACAGACAGAGGCTCTGTGTTTGCCTGTGGGTGGGGGGCAGATGGACAAACAG GTCTGGGTCATCATAACAAGGCCTCGTGTCCAGTGCCCGTAGGAGGAGATCTGGCCGGGGTCACAGTTCAGCAGGTGGTCACGTATGGAGACTGCAGTCTGGCCGTGTCCACAGATGGCCATGTTTTCGGGTGGGGGAATTCTGAGTACCTCCAGCTAGCTTCTGTCACAGAGTCCACACAG ATCAGCTCTCCTCGTCTGCTGCCGCTGAAGGGTGTGGGTCGAATCAAACAGGCAGCATGTGGAGGAACGCAGGTGGCTGTGCTCAACG AGGAGGGAGATGTGTTTGTTTGGGGTTTTGGAATTCTGGGAAAAGGACCCAAACTTTCAGAGTCTGCCGTCCCAGAAAGAGTGCCAGCCACATTTTTTGGAAGGTCAGAATTCAACCCTACAGTGAAGGTTTCGTCCATCCGCTGTGGACTCAGTCACTTTGCAGCTGTCACAG ATGGAGGTGAGCTGTTTGTTTGGGGTAAGAATGTGCGAGGATGTCTCGGCATTGGGAAACATGATGACCAGTATTTTCCATGGAGG GTGACTGTGCCAGGCCACGTGACTGATGTTGCCTGCGGTGTTGACCACATGGTGGCGCTGGTCAAATCCATCATATAA